A single region of the Acanthopagrus latus isolate v.2019 chromosome 11, fAcaLat1.1, whole genome shotgun sequence genome encodes:
- the dph5 gene encoding diphthine methyl ester synthase isoform X3, giving the protein MELILADRDLVEQGADEILKDADVTDVAFLVVGDPFGATTHSDLVLRAVHAGIPYKVIHNASIMNAVGCCGLQEHVQKMWTDCEVAISCWGRGRAQLYNFGETVSLVFWTDTWRPESFYDKICKNRTAGLHTLCLLDIKVKEQSIENMMRGKKIYEPPRFMTVSQAADQLIQIIQRRREEGAELGVTENTVCVGVARLGADDQRICTATLRQLVSCDLGGPLHSLVITGQLHPLEVDMLRVNAEPNALEHLHMLDSSTYCS; this is encoded by the exons ATGGAGCTGATCCTGGCTGACAGGGACCTGGTGGAGCAGGGCGCTGATGAGATCCTGAAGGATGCGGATGTGACTGATGTGGCGTTCCTGGTGGTGGGCGACCCGTTCGG AGCCACCACACACAGTGACCTCGTTCTGAgagcagtgcatgctgggataccGTACAAAGTCATCCACAACGCCTCCATCATGAACGCAGTGGGCTGCTGTGGTCTGCAG GAACACGTCCAGAAGATGTGGACAGATTGTGAGGTTGCGATCAGCTGCTGGGGCAGAGGCAGAGCTCAG ctgtatAATTTCGGGGAGACGGTGTCTTTGGTGTTTTGGACGGACACGTGGAGACCAGAGAGCTTCTATGAcaaaatctgtaaaaacagaaCTGCTGGActgcacacactctgtctgctgg aCATCAAAGTCAAAGAGCAGAGCATCGAGAACATGATGAG aggaaagaagaTCTACGAGCCTCCTCGCTTCATGACGGTCAGTCAGGCGGCAGATCAGCTGATTCAGATcatccagaggaggagagaggagggggcggAGCTAG GTGTGACAGagaacacagtgtgtgtgggcgtggCCCGGCTCGGCGCCGATGACCAGAGGATCTGCACCGCGACATTACGACAGCTGGTGTCCTGTGACCTCGGTGGCCCGCTCCATTCGCTGGTCATCACCGGTCAACTCCACCCACTGGAGGTGGACATGCTGCGAGTGAACGCAGAACCAAATGCACTGGAACACCTGCACATGCTCGACAGCTCCACCTACTGCTCGTGA
- the dph5 gene encoding diphthine methyl ester synthase isoform X1, protein MLYLIGLGLGDAADITVKGLQAVKSCSRVYLEAYTSILTVGKEALEEYYGMELILADRDLVEQGADEILKDADVTDVAFLVVGDPFGATTHSDLVLRAVHAGIPYKVIHNASIMNAVGCCGLQEHVQKMWTDCEVAISCWGRGRAQLYNFGETVSLVFWTDTWRPESFYDKICKNRTAGLHTLCLLDIKVKEQSIENMMRGKKIYEPPRFMTVSQAADQLIQIIQRRREEGAELGVTENTVCVGVARLGADDQRICTATLRQLVSCDLGGPLHSLVITGQLHPLEVDMLRVNAEPNALEHLHMLDSSTYCS, encoded by the exons ATGCTGTATCTGATCGGCCTCGGGCTTGGGGACGCGGCGGACATCACGGTGAAGGGACTGCAGGCGGTGAAGAGCTGCTCCAGAGTTTACCTGGAGGCCTACACCTCCATCCTGACGGTGGGGAAGGAGGCTCTG GAGGAGTATTATGGGATGGAGCTGATCCTGGCTGACAGGGACCTGGTGGAGCAGGGCGCTGATGAGATCCTGAAGGATGCGGATGTGACTGATGTGGCGTTCCTGGTGGTGGGCGACCCGTTCGG AGCCACCACACACAGTGACCTCGTTCTGAgagcagtgcatgctgggataccGTACAAAGTCATCCACAACGCCTCCATCATGAACGCAGTGGGCTGCTGTGGTCTGCAG GAACACGTCCAGAAGATGTGGACAGATTGTGAGGTTGCGATCAGCTGCTGGGGCAGAGGCAGAGCTCAG ctgtatAATTTCGGGGAGACGGTGTCTTTGGTGTTTTGGACGGACACGTGGAGACCAGAGAGCTTCTATGAcaaaatctgtaaaaacagaaCTGCTGGActgcacacactctgtctgctgg aCATCAAAGTCAAAGAGCAGAGCATCGAGAACATGATGAG aggaaagaagaTCTACGAGCCTCCTCGCTTCATGACGGTCAGTCAGGCGGCAGATCAGCTGATTCAGATcatccagaggaggagagaggagggggcggAGCTAG GTGTGACAGagaacacagtgtgtgtgggcgtggCCCGGCTCGGCGCCGATGACCAGAGGATCTGCACCGCGACATTACGACAGCTGGTGTCCTGTGACCTCGGTGGCCCGCTCCATTCGCTGGTCATCACCGGTCAACTCCACCCACTGGAGGTGGACATGCTGCGAGTGAACGCAGAACCAAATGCACTGGAACACCTGCACATGCTCGACAGCTCCACCTACTGCTCGTGA
- the dph5 gene encoding diphthine methyl ester synthase isoform X2, with protein sequence MLYLIGLGLGDAADITVKGLQAVKSCSRVYLEAYTSILTVGKEALEEYYGMELILADRDLVEQGADEILKDADVTDVAFLVVGDPFGATTHSDLVLRAVHAGIPYKVIHNASIMNAVGCCGLQLYNFGETVSLVFWTDTWRPESFYDKICKNRTAGLHTLCLLDIKVKEQSIENMMRGKKIYEPPRFMTVSQAADQLIQIIQRRREEGAELGVTENTVCVGVARLGADDQRICTATLRQLVSCDLGGPLHSLVITGQLHPLEVDMLRVNAEPNALEHLHMLDSSTYCS encoded by the exons ATGCTGTATCTGATCGGCCTCGGGCTTGGGGACGCGGCGGACATCACGGTGAAGGGACTGCAGGCGGTGAAGAGCTGCTCCAGAGTTTACCTGGAGGCCTACACCTCCATCCTGACGGTGGGGAAGGAGGCTCTG GAGGAGTATTATGGGATGGAGCTGATCCTGGCTGACAGGGACCTGGTGGAGCAGGGCGCTGATGAGATCCTGAAGGATGCGGATGTGACTGATGTGGCGTTCCTGGTGGTGGGCGACCCGTTCGG AGCCACCACACACAGTGACCTCGTTCTGAgagcagtgcatgctgggataccGTACAAAGTCATCCACAACGCCTCCATCATGAACGCAGTGGGCTGCTGTGGTCTGCAG ctgtatAATTTCGGGGAGACGGTGTCTTTGGTGTTTTGGACGGACACGTGGAGACCAGAGAGCTTCTATGAcaaaatctgtaaaaacagaaCTGCTGGActgcacacactctgtctgctgg aCATCAAAGTCAAAGAGCAGAGCATCGAGAACATGATGAG aggaaagaagaTCTACGAGCCTCCTCGCTTCATGACGGTCAGTCAGGCGGCAGATCAGCTGATTCAGATcatccagaggaggagagaggagggggcggAGCTAG GTGTGACAGagaacacagtgtgtgtgggcgtggCCCGGCTCGGCGCCGATGACCAGAGGATCTGCACCGCGACATTACGACAGCTGGTGTCCTGTGACCTCGGTGGCCCGCTCCATTCGCTGGTCATCACCGGTCAACTCCACCCACTGGAGGTGGACATGCTGCGAGTGAACGCAGAACCAAATGCACTGGAACACCTGCACATGCTCGACAGCTCCACCTACTGCTCGTGA